One region of Labrus bergylta chromosome 23, fLabBer1.1, whole genome shotgun sequence genomic DNA includes:
- the LOC110002746 gene encoding tetraspanin-8, with protein sequence MNQVNTCLKRIFTVFNIFFAIVGGIIIGLALLSQVYTNINGNVEGRTTSLLLLYVVGATTMVIAILGAYGAHKENRGCMIAFLVCMVIGSLMLLRAGIVLASNRSQVEPTLEEKLKLLVPLNQAPQEAQDMANNLQTLAQCCGLFSYEDWRSDIPDSCVCNDEEVMEDLCQTVSYTSIMLTQKNIYTKPCFPVIIHYLLLIIDIMVGIIFSLATLALLGLALSSLIIHQMRHPNRATVVLSVPAIFAPSMPKYQELQNPPPKYQESPPHY encoded by the exons ATGAATCAAGTGAACACGTGCCTGAAACGCATCTTCACCGTCTTCAACATCTTCTTCGCG ATTGTTGGCGGCATCATCATCGGGCTCGCTCTGCTGTCTCAGGTCTACACCAACATTAATGGCAAT GTAGAGGGTCGGACCACCAGCCTACTGCTCCTTTACGTTGTGGGCGCCACCACAATGGTCATCGCAATTTTGGGAGCCTACGGCGCCCACAAGGAGAACAGAGGTTGCATGATCGCG TTCTTGGTTTGTATGGTCATTGGATCACTGATGCTGCTCCGCGCCGGCATCGTCCTCGCCTCCAACCGCTCGCAG gtGGAGCCCACACTGGAGGAGAAGCTTAAACTGCTCGTGCCTCTGAACCAAGCTCCACAGGAAGCACAGGATATGGCAAACAACCTGCAGACactg GCGCAGTGCTGTGGTCTGTTCAGCTACGAGGACTGGAGGTCCGACATCCCTGACTCGTGTGTCTGTAACGatgaggaggtgatggaggactTGTGTCAGACTGTCTCCTACACG TCTATCATGCTGACTCAGAAGAACATCTACACCAAG CCCTGCTTCCCCGTCATCATACACTACCTCCTGCTGATCATTGACATCATGGTCGGCATCATCTTCTCTCTGGCTACCCTGGCG ctgctgggCCTGGCTCTGTCCTCCCTCATCATCCATCAAATGCGTCATCCCAACCGGGCCACCGTCGTGCTGTCCGTCCCCGCCATCTTCGCCCCGTCAATGCCCAAATACCAGGAGCTGCAAAACCCTCCACCCAAGTACCAGGAGAGTCCTCCACATTACTAG